TACGCCGACCGCCGGCCACCCGCCCGTGACGGGCGGCATCGCGCCGCCACCGCCACGGGGTCCGTCGCCGCGCCCGGCTGCTCGCCGCCCCGCGCCGGTGCCCTCGTTCCCTCCTCACCCACCCGCTCAGAAAGAGACCCCCTCATGACCGCTGGCAACCGAGACGTGCACACCTGGCTGACCGCGCGTGTGGCCACCTATCTGCGCCGATCGCCGGAGGACATCGACACGTCCGTACCGCTGGCCGACTACGGCCTGGACTCCCTCACGGCGCTGGCCATCACCGCCGACATCGAGGACGAGTTCGAGGTCACCGTCGACGACGCGCTGACCTGGGACCACCCCACGGTCGACGCGCTGAGCGCGGCGCTGTCCGACCTGGTGGGCGGGCAGCCGACAGCGGCGGCGGGCACGAACGAGAAGCAGGCCCGACGATGAACTCTGCCCTGCCCCTGACGGCGGCCCAGCACGGGGTGTGGGTCGCCCAGCGCCTCGCACCCGACAGCCCCCTGTACACCTGCGGCATCTACTACGACGTCCCCGGGCCGGTGGACCGCGCCCTGCTGACCCGTGCCGTGCGGCGGACCGTGGCCGAGACCGAGGCCCTGCGCGTCCGCTTCCACGAGGACGCGGAGACGGTCCACCAGAGCGTCGACCCGTCCATCGAGGGGGAGTTGGAGTACCTCGACCTCGGCGGCGAGGCCGACCCGGCCGCCGCCGCCCGCGCCTGGACCGACGCCGATCTGGCCAGGCCGGTGCCGGTCACCGGTGACCGGCTCTTCCAACACACCCTGCTGCGGCTCGGCCCCGACCGGTACCGGCTGCACTTCCGCTACCACCACATCCTCCTCGACGGCTACGGACAGGTCCTGCACTGCCGTCGCCTGCTGGAGGTCTACACGGCGCTGGCGGCGGGCGAACAGCCGCCCCCGAGCGGATTCGGCACCCTGCGCGAGGTTCTGGACGAGGAGCACGCCTACCTCAAGTCCGCCCGCCGGGAGCGCGACGGCGCCTACTGGCAACGGGAGTTCGCCGACCTGCCGGACTCCACCGAGCTCGGCTCCGCGGTCACCGGCCCCGTCTCCGACTCCGGCTCCGACGCGACCGCACCCGCACTCGCCTCCGGCGCCTCCGGTGCCACCGGACTCGCGCCCAGCCTCCCCTCCGCGACCGGCCGTCTGCCCGAGGCCACCGCCGCGCGGATGCGCGGACTCGCGGGGTCACGCTGGTCCCTGCCGGTGATCGCCGCCATGGTCGCCCACACCCACCGCGTCACCGGGGCCCACGACGTGGTCGTCCGCGTGTTCATGGCCGCCCGCCTCAGCCCGCGGGCCCTGTCCACGCCCGCCATGCTCGTCAACGACGTCCCGCTGCGGATCCACGTCGACGGCTCCACCACGTTCACCGAACTCCTGGACCGCGTCGCCGCCCGCCTCGCCGAGGCCACCCGCCACCAGCGCTACCCGCACGACGAACTGCGCCGCGCCCTCGCCGCCACGGCCCACCCGGGCACCCTGAGCGGCCCGTCGGTCAACGTCCTCTCCTTCGCCTCCGCCCACCTGCCCTTCGGCCCCGTCCGGGCGACGGCACACCAGCTCGCCTCCGGCCCGGTGCGCGACCTCGCCCTGCACGCGTTCGGCGATCCCGAGGCCGGCGACGGCATCGAGCTGACCGTCAACGCCCACCCCGGGCGCTTCACCCCCGGGACGGCCGCCGCCCACCGTGACCGCTACACCCGCCTCCTCACCGCCGCCACCGACCGCCCCGACCTGCCCATCGGCGCCCTCGACCTGCTCGACGACGCGGAGCGGGAGCGCTTCCACGCCCGCAACGCCACCGGCCGGGCCACGGACCCGCGCTCACTGGTGGAGCTCTTCGAGGCCCAGGACCCGGCTGCCGAGGCCGTCGTCTTCGAGGGCGAGCGGCTGACGTACGGCGAACTCAACACCCGCGTGAACCGCCTCGCGCACGCCCTGCGCGGCAAGGGCGTGGGACCGGAGTCGCGGGTCGCGGTGCGGCTGCCGCGCTCGCTCGACCTCATCGTCGCGCTGTGGGCGGTGCTGAAGACCGGCGCCGCGTACGTGCCCGTCGACACCGGCTACCCGGCCGACCGGATCGCGCACCTCATCGCCGACTCCCGCCCCGCGCTCGTGATCGACGAGGACACCGTGCGTTCCCTCGGCGAGGGCGAGGGCGAGAGCGACACGAACCCCGGCGTCGTCCCGCGGGGGGACCACGCCGCGTACGTCATCCACACCTCGGGGACCACCGGCCGGCCCAAGGGCACCGTCGTCACCCACGCCGGCATCGCCAACATGCTCGCCTGGATGCAGGACGAGTACCGGCTCACCCCGGCGGACCGGGTCGTGCACAAGACGCCCGTAGGGTTCGACGTGTCGGTGTGGGAGGTGTTCTGGACCCTCACCCGGGGCGCGACCCTCGTCGTCGCCCGCCCCGACGGCCACCGCGACCCGGCCTACCTGGCCCGGCTGGTCCGCGACGAGCGCGTCACCGTCATCCACTTCGTCCCGGCCATGCTCGGCCCCTTCCTCGACGAGTACGTGCCGACCCCCTCGCTGCGCATGGTCAGCTGCGGCGGCGAGGCGCTGCCCGACGGGCTCGCCGACCGCTTCCACCGCGAGTGCGGCGCCCGACTGCACAACTCCTACGGGCCCACCGAGTTCTCGGTGACCGCGACCTCCCACGCCTGCCGGCCCGGCGAGCCCGTCACCATCGGCACCCCCACCCACAACTCCCGTGCCTACGTGCTCGATCCGGCCCTGCGGCCGGTGGCGGACGGCGTCACGGGTGAGCTGTACCTCGCGGGCGTCCAGCTCGCGCGCGGTTACCTCGACCGGCCCGGCGCCACCGCCGAGCGGTTCGTCGCCGACCCCTACGGCCCGGACGCCGGCAGCCGCATGTACCGCACCGGCGACCTGGTGCGCCGCCGCGCCGACGGCTCCCTGGAGTTCGCCGGACGCGCCGACGACCAGGTCAAGATCAACGGACAGCGGGTCGAGCCCGCCGAGGTCGAGGCCGTCCTGGCGTCGGTGCCCGGCGTGGCACAGGCGGTGGTCCTCGTCCACGACTCCGCCGCGGGCGCCCGGCAGCTCGTCGGCTACGTCACCGGCGCCCCGCGGACCGACCCCCGGGCCCATCTCGTGCGGCGGCTGCCCGCCCACATGGTGCCGGTGAGCGTGTTCGTGCTGCCCACGATCCCGGTGACACCCCACGGCAAGATCGACCGCCGCGCCCTGCCCGCCCCGGCCCGGCCGGTGAGCGGACGGGCCCCCGCGACCGCCGCCGAGCACACCCTGCACACGATCGCCGCCGCACTTCTCCACCGCCCCGAACTGGGCGTGGACGACGACCTGTTCGCCCTCGGCGCGGACAGCATCCACGCCATCCAGCTCGTCGGCCGCGCCCGCCGCCAGGGCGTGCGCCTCACACCGCAGGACGTGTTCGACCACCCGACCGTCGCCGGGCTCGCCACCGCCGCCGAGGCGGCAACGACGACGACTACGGCACCGACGGCCCCTTCGACCCTGCCGGCCGAGGACGACCCGGTCGGCGAACTCCCCGAGACCCCGATGGCCCGCCGCCTCGCCGAACGCGGAGGCTCCACGGCCGGCTTCGCCCAGTCCCTCCTGCTGGCCACCGACCCGGGACTGTCGTACGACCGGCTGACCGCCGCCCTGCAGCAGGTGCTCGACCGTCATGACGCCCTGCGCATGCGCGGGAGGCACATCCGGCCCGTGGGCGCGGTACGGGCCGAGGAGTGCCTGAGCCGGGCCCGCGACGAGGACGTGGCCGGGCAGAAGGAGACCGCGCGGCGCGCGCTGTCGCCGGACGACGGGGTGATGGTCCGGGCGGTGTGGTTCGCCTCCGGCCGGCTGCTGCTCGTCCTGCACCACCTGGTCGTCGACGGCGTGTCCTGGCGCATCCTGCTGACCGACCTCGCCGAGGCGCTCGCGGGGGCGGAGCTGTCCCCGCCCGGGACCTCCCTGCGCCGCTGGGCCGGACACCTCCGCGCCCCCGTCGACGAACTCCCGCTGTGGACCGACCTGTTGTCCACCCCGGAGCCCGTGCTCGGCACCCGCCCCCTCGACCCCGCCCAAGACGTCCACGGCACCGCCCGCTCGGTCACCGTCACCGTCCCGGCCGAGCTCACCGCCACCCTGCTGGGCACCCTGCCCGCCGCCTACCGGGCCACCCCGGACGACATCCTGCTCGCCGCGCTCTCGGCGGCCGTACAACGCCACCGCGGCGAGGGCCCGGTCCTGGTCGACCTGGAGGGCCACGGCCGCGACCACCTCCCGGACGGGATGGACCTGTCCAGCACCGTCGGCTGGTTCACCCGCGTCCACCCCGTCCGCCTGGGCCCCGGCACCGCGACGGACGCCCGGCTGATCAAGCGCACCAAGGAGGAGCTGCGCGCGATCCCGCACGGCGGACGTGGCCACGACCTGCTGCGCGACCGGCTCACCGGACTGCCGACGCCGCAGATCTCCTTCAACTACCTGGGCCGCCTGGACGCACAGGACCTCGGCGGCTGGCGTCTCGCCGACGGCGGGGCCGCCGTGGAGCTGCTGGCCGACGACGACCTCGCGCTCACCCACGCCCTCCAGATCGACGCGCACGTCCGCGACGGCGAGCTGACCGCCGAGTGGACCTATCCCTCGGGCGTCCTCACCGAGACCGACGTACGCGCCCTCGCCGACGCGTGGACGCGGGCCCTGGCCGAACTCGCCCCGCACACCCGAGGCGGGCTGACCGTCTCCGACGTGCCCCTCGTCCGGATCACCCAGGAGGAACTGGACAGGTTCCGCGGCGCCGCGGACGTCCTGCCCCTCTCCCCGCTCCAGGAGGGCCTGCTCTTCCTCGCCCTGTACGAGCCCGACGACCCCTACGTCGGCCAGCTCGTCCTGGAGACCGACGCCCCCTTCGACCCCGAGCGGATGCGGGCCGCCGCCACCGCCCTGCTGCACCGCCACCCCAATCTGCGGTCCGCCTTCCGCAGCCGCTCGACGGGCGCCCCCGTGCAGGTCGTCCCCGCCGAGGTGAAGGTCCCCTGGGAGGAGCGCGACGAGGACGACCTGGAGGCCTTCCTCGCCCGTGACCGCGCCCGCGGCTTCAGCGTCGTCCGGCCGCCCCTGCTGCGGTTCACCGCACTCGGCGACCGCCGTCTGGTCCTGACCCACCACCACCTGCTGCTGGACGGCTGGTCCCTGCCCCTGCTCGTCCGCGAACTGTTCACCCTGTACGGCGGCACCGAACTGCCTCCGCCGGCCCCGTACCGGGACCACCTGGCCTGGCTCGACCGGCAGGACCGCGAGGCCTCCGCCGAGGTGTGGCGGGAGCGGCTCGCCGGTCTGACGGCACCCACCCTGCTCGCCCGTGCCGAGCGCACCCCCGACGGACACGACGTCCACGAGGTGGTCCTGCCCGAGACGCTCACCGACGCCCTGACGTCGACGGCCCGGGCACACCGGCTCACCCTCAACACCGTCGTGCAGGGCCTGTGGGGGCTGTTGCTGAGCGCCTTCACCGGCCGTGACGACGTGGTCTTCGGCGCGACCGTCTCCGGACGCCCGCCCGAGCTGCCCGGCGCGGAGTCGATGCTCGGGCTGTTCGTCAACACCCTGCCGGTCCGGGTGCGGATCGACCGGGACGAGACGCTCGCCGCGCTGCTGGCCCGGCTCCAGCACGAACAGCGGGCCCTCCACGCCCACCAGCACGTCTCGCTGGCGGAGCTGACCCGCGCCGCCGGCTTCGACGCGCTGTTCGACACAGTCGTCGCCTTCGAGAACTACCCGATGGACGACGGCATCGAGGCCGGCGGACTGCGCCTGGCCCACGCCGACCTCGTCGAACGCACCCACTACCCGGTCACGCTCTCCGTGTTCCCCGGCGAACGGCTGCGGCTGCGGTTCTCCCACCTCGCCGGTGCGTTCGACACCAGGGCCGTCACCCGCCTCGCCGACCTCCTGGCCGGCCTGCTCGGCGGCGCGGCGGCGGAACTCGACCGCCGGGCGGCAGAGTTGATCGAGGTGAGCGCGGAGGACCGGCTGCTCGTCATGGGCACCGCGCACGCGGACACCGGCCCCGCCCCCGTGGCCCCCGCCGGCGGCGGCGACCCCCGCACGCCCGAGGAGGAGGCACTGTGCGCCATCGTCGCGGAGGTCCTCGGTGTCGAACGGGTCGGCGTCGACGACGAGTTCTTCGCGCTCGGCGGCACCTCGATCCTGATGATCCGGCTGGTCCACCGCGTCCGCGACGAGTTCGGCGTCGACCTGTCGCTGCGCGACCTGTTCGCCGCCCCCACCGTCGCCGGTGTCGCCGACCGGCTGACCCGGCTGGCCCCGCAGGCCAAACGCATCACCGCCGAGGAACGGCCCGGCCGCGTCCCGCTGTCCTTCGCCCAGGAACGCATGTGGTTCCTGCAACGCCTCCAGGGTGCCTCAGGCACGTACAACATCCCCCTCGCGATCCGGCTGACGGGAACCCTCGACACCGACGCCCTCGGCGGAGCGCTGGCCGACCTCGTCGCCCGCCACGAGGCGCTGCGCACGGTCTACCCGGAGGACGCCGACGGCCCCCACCAGGTCGTCCTGCCGCCCGAGACGCGCTACACCACGGAGTTCGTCCGGGACGCCGATCCCGACCTCGCCGCCGACGCCGGGCGCCCCTTCGACCTGACGCGCGACGTACCCCTGCGGACGACGCTGTACGAGACCGGGCCCGACACCCACGTCCTGCTGCTGGTCGTGCACCACATCGCGGCGGACGGCGCCTCGCTGCGCCCGATCGCCGAGGACATCACCACCGCCTACCGCGCCCGGACCGGCGGCACGGCACCCGGTTTCCCCGAACTGACCGTGCAGTACCCGGACTTCGCGATCTGGCAGCGGGAAACGCTCGCCGCGGACCTGCCCCGCCAGATCGCGTACTGGAAGCAGCACCTGGACGGGCTGCCGCCCGAGGTCACCTTCCCCGGCGACCGGCCGCGCCCGGCGGTGGCCACCCACCGCGGGGACCACGTCGAGTTCCCCGTCGCCCCGGAGCTGTACCGGCGGATGCTGGACCTGGCCGGCCGCACCCGCACGACCCCGTTCATGGTCCTCCAGGCGGCCGTGTCGCTGCTGCTGACCCGGCTCGGCGCGGGCGAGGACATCCCGCTCGGCGGTGTGATCGCCGACCGGCCCGACTCGGTCCTCGACGACGTGGTCGGCGTCTTCATCAACACCCTCGTCTACCGCATGGACACCTCGGGCGACCCCAGCTTCGAGGAGCTGCTCGTCCGCGTCCGCGAGACGGGTCTGGCCGCCTACGCCCACCAGGGCGTCCCCTTCGAACGGCTGGTGGAGGAGGTGAACCCGGAGCGCTCCCGCTCCCGGCACGCCTTCTTCCAGGTGATGCTCGCCTGGCTGGACCTCACCGAGGCCCGCTTCGACCTGCCCGGCGTCACCGCCGACCCCGGCCCGGTCACCAGCGGCACCGCCAAGTTCGACGTGCACTTCGACTGCCACGTCCACGGGGACGGCGGGCTGCTGTGCCGTCTGGAGTACGCCACCGACCTGTACGACCGCCGTACCGCCGAGAGCTTCGCGACCCGGTTCGTCCGCGTCCTGGAGTGCGTCACCGCCGACCCCGGCCGACGGCTCTCCGACGTGGACGTCCTCGGCACCGAGGACCGCGCCCTGGTGCTGAACGGCTGGAACGACACCACCGTCCGCTTCGACGGCGAGGCCTCGGCGGTCGAACTGCTCCAGGCCCGGGCGCTCCGGAACCCGGACGCCGAGGCGATCCGCTTCGAGGGCGAGAGCGTCACGTACGGCGAGTTCGACGCCCGGGTGAACCGGCTCGCCCACGCCCTGCGCGAGCGGGGCGTCGGACCCGAGTCACGGGTCGCCGTGATGCTGCCGCGCTCGGTCGACCTGATCGTGGCCCTGTGGGCGGTGCTCAAGGCGGGCGCCGCGTACGTGCCGATCGACACCGGCTACCCGGCCGACCGGATCGCGTACATCCTCGCCGACTCCGGCGCCCGGCTGCTGATCTCCGACCGGGACGCGGACGGCTTCGAGCGGATCGCACCCGACGCCGAGGGACCCGACGAGAACCCGCAGGTGACGGCCCGGGGAGACAACGCGGCGTACGTCATCTACACCTCGGGCTCCACCGGCCGCCCCAAGGGCACGGTCAACACGTACGCGGGCATGGCGAACCGGCTGTGGTGGATGCAGCGCGACCACCGGCTCGCCCCGGGCGAGCGGGTGCTGCAGTCCACGCCGGTCAGCTTCGACGTGTCGGTGTGGGAGGTCTTCTGGACCCTCATGTACGGCGGCACCCTCGTCGTGGCCCGGCCCGACGGCCACCGTGACCCGCTCTATCTGGAGCGGCTGATGCGCGAGGAGTCCGTCGCGGTCGTGCACCTCAGCGCCTCCATGCTCGGCGCCTATCTGGCCGAGACCCGGCTGCCGGACTCCGTCCGCCTGGTCGTCTCCGGCGACGAGGCCCTGCCCGCCGAACTGGTCCGCCGCTTCCACGAGGACGGGGCGGACGAGGACGCCGTGCTCCTCAACGCCTACGGTCCGACCGAGGCCGCCGTCGACGTCACCGCCTGGGCCGCGCCCGCGGACACCCAGACCGTGCTGATCGGCGGTCCCGTCGCCAACACCCGCGCCTACGTCCTCGACGCGACGCTGGCACCGGTCGCCCCCGGCGCGCCCGGCGAACTGTACGTGGAGGGCGTCCAACTGGCCCGCGGCTATCTCGACCGGCCCGCGCTGACCGCCGAGCGGTTCGTGGCGAGCCCGTACGGGCCGCCCGGAGCACGCATGTACCGCACGGGAGACGTGGCGCGCTGGACGGCGGACGGCGAGCTGGAGTACCTGGGGCGCGCCGACAACCAGGTCAAGCTGCGCGGGTTCCGCGTCGAACTCGGCGAGATCGAGGACGCCATGGCCGACCATCCGGCCGTCGCCCGGGCGGCCGCGGCCGTGCACGGGCAGTGGCTCGTCGGGTACGTGGTCCCCGCCGCCCCGGCCCCGGCCTCGGCCTCGGCCCCCGCTCCTGTCGACGTCGACGTCGACGACCTGCGCGACCGGCTCGCCGCCCGACTGCCCGAGTACATGGTCCCGGCCCAGATCGTCACCCTGGACACGCTGCCGCTCACCCCGAACGGCAAGCTCGACCGCTCGGCCCTGCCGGTCCCCGACCTCGCGCGCACGACCGGCCGCGGCCCGCGCACCCCGCAGGAGGAGATCCTGTGCGGCCTGTTCGCCGAGGTCCTCCGCGTGCCCGAGGTCTCGATCGACGACGACTTCTTCGCGCTCGGCGGCCACTCCCTGCTGGTGACCCGGCTGGCGAGCCGCATCCGCGCCGCCCTCGACACCGACCTCGAACTGTCGGTGCTGTTCGAGGCCACGACCGTGGCGAGGCTCGCGGCCCGGCTCGACCCCGGCGGCCCGCGCCGCTCCGCGATCGCACCTCGGCCGCGCGAGGGACGCCTGCCGCTGTCGTACGCGCAGGAACGACTGTGGTTCCTGCACCGCTTCGAGGGCCCGTCCCCGACGTACAACCTGCCCGTCGCGCTGCGGCTGAGCGGTGCCCTCGACGTGGCCGCGCTCACCGCGGCCCTGGACGACCTGGCGGGGCGGCACGAGAGCCTGCGCACGGTCTTCGCCGAGGACGGGCACGGCCCCCACCAGGTGGTCCTGCCCTCCGTGCCGCCACTGACCGTCGTCCGCACCGACGAGGACACGCTGGGCGAGCGGCTCGCCGAAGCCGTCCGCACACCGTTCGACCTCACCGCCCAACCACCGCTCCGCGCCACCCTGTTCGACCTCGCCGGGGACGAACACGTGCTGCTCCTCGTCCTGCACCACATCGCCGGCGACGGCGCCTCGATGGCCCCGCTGGCCCGCGACCTCACCACCGCGTACGCGGCCCGGAGCCGGGGCGAGGCACCCGAATGGGCCCGACTGCCGCTCCAGTACGCCGACTTCGCGGTGTGGCAGCGACAGTCGCTGGGGGCGGCCGACGACCCGGACAGCGTCCTCTCCCACCAGCTCGACCACTGGCGGACGACGCTCGCCGGGCTGCCCGAGCAACTGGAACTGCCCTTCGACCGGCCCCGGCCCGCCGTCCCCACCCACCGCGGCGACACGGTGCCCTTCGCGGTCGAGCCCGCCGTCCACGAGGCCCTGGTCCGGCTCGCCCGAGCGCACCACACGACCGTCTTCATGGTCGTGCACGCCGCCCTGGCCACCCTGCTGCACCGGCTCGGCGCGGGGGAGGACATCGTGATCGGCTCACCGGTCGCGGGCCGCACCGACGACGCCCTGACGCCCCTGATCGGCTACTTCGCCAACAACCTCGTCCTGCGCACCGACCTGACCGGCGACCCCGACTTCACCGAGGTGCTGCGCCGGGTACGGGCCGCCGACCTCGCCGCCTACGCCCACCAGGACGTGCCGTTCGAACGGGTCGTGGAAGCCCTCAACCCGGCCCGCTCCACCGCCCGGCACCCGCTGTTCCAGACCGGCCTGAACTTCAGCGACGCCGACCAGCAGACCGCCCTCGACCTCGCCGTCGACCTGCCCGGCCTGACGGCACGCGTGCGGCCGGTCGCGTCACCCACGGCCAAGTTCGACCTGTCGTTCTTCCTCGTCGAGCGGCCCGAGGGCGGGGTGGACGGCCTCCTGGAGTTCGCCACCGACCTGTTCGACCGCGACTCGGCCGCCCGTATCGCCGAGCGGTTCACCCGACTGCTCACCGCCGTCACCGCCGAACCCCACCGCCCGGTGG
The DNA window shown above is from Streptomyces akebiae and carries:
- a CDS encoding acyl carrier protein; the protein is MTAGNRDVHTWLTARVATYLRRSPEDIDTSVPLADYGLDSLTALAITADIEDEFEVTVDDALTWDHPTVDALSAALSDLVGGQPTAAAGTNEKQARR